The genomic region GCAAACAAGTATTTTTGTCAAAATGAAATATTCTTATATCGAACATATGTGTACGCGATGCAATGATCAAAAAATACTGTTAGAATGGAAATGAAACCGCTTCTATGGTATCCATGTCCACAGTGCTTGAAGAATGGAGAAAACCAATTTGCTCTAACCGATGTTGGAGAAGACCAAGGAGAGCTGTGTATGCTAAAGAATATTCCTGCAATAATCCCTCCGGAACTACTCAAAATCATGTCTGAAATGGGGCATGGGGACGAGCTGGTTCTGGCTGATGGCAATTTTCCGGCAGCCAGTCACGCGAAAAGACTGGTACGCTGTGATGCACTGGGAGTCGTCGAACTGCTGGAAGCCATCCTGCAATTATATCCACTGGATACCTATGCCGAGCGTCCGGCTGCTGTCATGCAGGTTGTGAAAGGGGATCAGGTGATACCGATCATATGGGAAGACTACCGCAGGTTGATTGAAGAATACGAAGGCATTACGGAGCCGTTCGATCATGAAGAGCGATTTGATTTTTATGAACGTGCTTCGCGTGCCTATGTAATTGTTGCAACCGGGGAGCGTGCACAATATGCCAATCTGATTTTGAAGAAAGGCGTCATTTTCCCAGATGCTGATTCTGGTCAGCAACAGCAGAATGCTGGATCGAACTGAATATTTACGGCGACGGAGCAACGGATGCTTTGGTCGCCTTTTTATTTTTTCCAATTCGAAGTCAATATAACAAAACACACAGAATTGCCATGGACTCGATAAGCAAGATGCAAACTGGAAGCGCGTATGAACGAATAGCGAGTCCATGTCCAAGATACTACAAACTTTGATGCAGATGATGAATGGGGAAAGGGAAGGAATTGTTTTACAATAGAAAGACACACAAACGATGAGGCGATGGTCTCCATCCCAAAGGAGTTGAATGAAATGCAGCACCGAATCAGACTAGCAGGCCTCCCTGATTGTAATGAAGTGGGGGGATTGTTCAATGAATACCGGATATTCTACAAACAAAATACAGATGTTGAGGCAGCATGTCAGTATATTAAAGAACGAATGGAAAGCCATGAATCGGTGATTTTGGTAGCAGAAACCGATGTGGAAAGTGATCACGGGACAGCTGAAAGAGACGGTACGCCACTCTCGAAGGGCATGAATTGTACCGGATTCGTTCAGCTGTATCCCAGTTTCAGCTCGGTATCGATGGGGCCCATCTGGGTGCTTAATGATCTGTATGTTCATTCGGATTATCGTCAGCAAGGTATAGCAAGGAAGTTGCTGCAAGCGACCAAGCGATTGGCATCTGAGCGTGGAGTTCTTCGTATATCGCTCTCGACTGAATTAAGTAACAAGCAAGCTCAAGCTTTATATGAATCCGAAGGATATGCACTGGATACCAAATTCATGTATTATGAACTTAGTCTATAAGAGGTTGCTCAAAAAGACGCATTATATAAATGATGGCAGGCCCGTGAAGTCGGGAAAGAGGGAGGGGGAGTCGCAACATGATGCAGTGGATTGCCATGATCACGATGTTGATTGATCATATAGGGGCTGTCTTTTTTCCACATATTATAGAACTCAGGATTATAGGTCGTATCGCTTTTCCAATCTATGCTTTTGCAGTGTATATCGGGTATAAACATACACGAGACGTA from Paenibacillus sp. FSL R5-0341 harbors:
- a CDS encoding RbsD/FucU domain-containing protein; its protein translation is MLKNIPAIIPPELLKIMSEMGHGDELVLADGNFPAASHAKRLVRCDALGVVELLEAILQLYPLDTYAERPAAVMQVVKGDQVIPIIWEDYRRLIEEYEGITEPFDHEERFDFYERASRAYVIVATGERAQYANLILKKGVIFPDADSGQQQQNAGSN
- a CDS encoding GNAT family N-acetyltransferase; amino-acid sequence: MQHRIRLAGLPDCNEVGGLFNEYRIFYKQNTDVEAACQYIKERMESHESVILVAETDVESDHGTAERDGTPLSKGMNCTGFVQLYPSFSSVSMGPIWVLNDLYVHSDYRQQGIARKLLQATKRLASERGVLRISLSTELSNKQAQALYESEGYALDTKFMYYELSL